The window TATAAAATCAGCGGGGGTTGGCTCGGTTAAATCAAGTTCAAAGGGATAATCCGTTAAAATACACACATTACTACAGGTCGATAGCGTTAAAACCCCAGCGAGTTTAGTGAGCTTTTCAGCACTGGAAACCGTAATAGGGAAGATAATATCCCCCATATACCCCTGAGTTGACACCCCAGCAACATCAAAGCGTCCCGGAGCTGGCCATTGCCAATCCACCGTTTCGATAGGGGTTGACCAAACTATTTCAGGCGCAACGCCGCCTTCTCCCGGTGAACGCCAATATGTTTTCCAGCCATCATCAAGTTTTACATCCAACAAAATATCTATTTTGCCATCATCTTGTTGGGTTGAACTTAACAGACGAACTTGTGCATGCATTGGTGTGTTATCACTCATCCAACCCGTTTTCGCAGGTTGTAACCACCCCGTATCCGCAGCCTGTAAGCTGCTAGAAAATAAAGCAAATAAAATCAAAAATGAATTAATTAAAAAACGCATTGTTTCCTCCAGAATAAATTACACAAACGAATGGCAATTCGTTGTGCGCTAATTCCGAAGATTACAAAACTGTAAATGTCGTCTGACTCTGGGAGGGGCATGTTTTTCTTCATTGTTTGCTCTAGATATAAATAGATTAGTGCAAAATACCATTAATGCAGCTAAAGCAAGGAACATAAAGAAGAAAGGTTCAATAACAGCAGGCAACAATGTGACTAAAGATTTAGCACTAAGCTCACAACTGGAAAGATGCGTACTGCTATCACTCTGTTCTAATTGAGATTTATCTATATAGGTAAGGTTAGACCCAGCACTGCTTTGTGTGTGACCTAAAACGTTTGGCACCAAAAAATTGGCAAATAGACGCTCTCCGACGGCACGTTGATTCATACAAACCAACACCATCAGACAGGCGAATATCACTAATCCTTTACCTAATTTTAAATGCCTGTTCATGCGTTTCTCGGTATATCTTCCTGAAATAACACCAACTAAACAACTTTAGCAATAATAACGATAAAAATCGAACTTTGACTAATACCGCTATGCCATCTATAAGTTAAATGGAGGTTACATCTTACACAGCAAAATATTCCGTACAAGTACCATCATCTAACTTTACAAATACGTTTTCCTTTTCGATAAACAAAAGTTCAGCTATCTCTAAAACTAGGCACAGAAATTGCTACATCTTACACAGAAATGAAAGTGACCCTAATTTGCACCTTAACCGTGCATGATTATCAGTTTTAAACAATTTTTAGTCGTTATCCGTCATATTAGTGCGCTGATTCAAGGATCCACCAAATAATATGCGAGATAGCTCTCGAAATTGAAACAATTCAATTTCATTGGTTAACAAATTTAATTACTTTTTAACAATAATAAAACATACAGCCGATAATCGTGGTATTATCTAAATCCTCGATATATCAGCAAATACAACACTACAAAGCCAGCGTCATTCAAATGTAACTTCGTTCTATGGCAGGGGACATTTGAAGTATGACGGGTTTACACCGATGTTTGAAAGGAGCTGTAATATGCGTATAAGTAAGCTTGTATTATCAATGATGCTTTTAGGTGCAACCTGCGCGGTTCAAGCAGATGAGTTAAACGGTACTCTGAAAAAAATCAAAGACAACGGTGTGATTGTTGTTGGCCACCGAGAATCCTCCGTGCCATTTTCTTATTATGACAATAACCAAAAAGTCGTTGGCTATTCGCAGGACTACTCAAACGAAATCGTTGATGCAGTGAAGAAAAAATTAAACATGCCTGATCTGCAAGTAAAATTAATTCCAATTACATCGCAAAACCGTATTCCATTGCTACAAAATGGTACCTTTGACTTCGAATGTGGTTCAACCACCAATAACGTAGAAAGACAAAAACAAGCTGCGTTCTCCAACACGATTTTCGTGGTTGGTACACGCTTACTCACTAAGAATGATTCTGGTGTCAAAGATTTTGCTGACTTAGCAGGAAAAAACGTAGTTGTAACCTCCGGTACAACGTCTGAAATTCTGTTAAATCAGCTAAATGACGAAAAGAACATGAAAATGCGCATTATCAGCGCCAAAGACCATGGCGATTCATTCCGTACCTTAGAATCTGGTCGCGCCGTTGCCTTTATGATGGACGATGCTCTGTTAGCCGGTGAGCGTGCGAAAGCGAAAAAACCTGAAATTTGGGAGATCGTTGGTAAGCCACAAACAGAAGAAGCGTATGGCTGTATGCTGCGTAAAGACGATCCGCAATTTAAAGCGCTGGTCGATGAAACTATCGCAGCGGTACAAACCTCAGGAAAAGCTGAAAAATCATTTGATCGCTGGTTCAATCAACCTATCCCACCAAAAAATCTGAATCTGAAGTTTACGTTGTCCGACGAAATGAAAGCGCTATTTAAAGCGCCAAATGACAAAGCACTAAACTAATAAAAAAGACAAACAGGGTGTTACTGGAAGTCAGGGTAGCAAGGCGGTCGTTCCCCGCCTTGCTTACTCTACTTAAGGCAGTTTATCTTTCCTGCTGATTTTGACAGCTAAGGAAGGTCAAAAAAATAACCCAAACAATGGATAAATGTGTCAATCAAGCTGACTGACTCTTATTTGAATGAAGTATGATGCTTAAACGCTGCCTTATGGGTTCGATTAAAGCGAGTTTCACGCATTTGATGCTACGTTAAGGACTCTATCCGAGTTCACTCGGCGGCGAATTTCTCGCCTTGCCTAATATGACGTTAATTCGAATAAAAATCGGCCTTCAAAGATAAGCAGCCCCTAGTATTCGGGACAATCTAATTGCCCACAGGAAGTCAATATTATGTCAATCAATTGGAATTGGGGGATTTTCCTTCAGGAAGCCCCATTTGGGAATACCACCTATTTAGGGTGGTTAATATCTGGCTTAGAAGTCACTGTTACACTTTCTATTTGCGCATGGATTATCGCATTCTTAGTCGGTTCATTTTTCGGTATTTTGCGTACCGTCCCTAACCGCTTTTTAGCTTTTTTAGGGACTGCTTATGTGGAATTATTCCGTAACGTGCCACTCATTGTACAATTTTTCACATGGTATTTAGTGATCCCTGAGCTGCTTCCGCGCTCAATCGGTGATTGGTTTAAAATGGAGTTAGATCCTAACTATCAATTCTTTCTCTCCTCGATGTTATGCCTTGGGTTATTTACGGCTGCACGTATGACCGAACAAGTACGCGCCGCAATACAATCCCTGCCAAGAGGGCAAAAAAATGCCGCTTTGGCGATGGGCTTAACCTTGCCACAAACCTATCGCTACGTGTTATTACCAAATGCGTATCGCGTAATATTGCCACCAATGACCTCAGAAATGTTGAACTTGGTGAAAAACTCTGCCATTGCCTCAACCATCGGGTTAGTCGATATGGCAGCACAAGCAGGCAAATTGCTGGATTACTCTGCCCATGCCTGGGAGTCATTCACTGCAATTACATTAGCTTATATCGGTATTAACGTTATCATTATGATTTTGATGACGTTATTAGAGCGCAAGGTTCGCTTACCTGGCACATTAGGAGGGCGATAAAATGATTTATGATTTTGATTGGAGCTCAATAGCCCCAAGTATGCCCTTCTTAATTGATGGCTTTATTGTGACAGCTAAAATTACCTTAACCGCTATAGTGGTGGGCATTTTATGGGGAACCGTATTAGCGGTCATGCGCTTGTCAACCTTCAAGCCAATTAGCTGGTTTGCGGCTCTCTATGTGAATACGTTCCGTTCGATTCCACTGGTTATGGTCTTGTTATGGTTCTATTTAATCGTACCGAGCTTATTACAAAATGTGCTAGGCTTATCACCAAAAAATGATATTCGTTTGATTTCAGCAATGATAGCCTTCTCTCTTTTTGAAGCGGCCTATTATTCCGAAATCATTCGTGCAGGTATTCAAAGTATTTCCCGTGGTCAAGCCTCTGCGGCATTAGCACTCGGCATGACACAAATGCAAACCATGAGACTGGTGGTATTACCGCAAGCGTTTAAAGCGATGGTACCTCTGTTATTAACGCAAGGTATTGTGTTATTTCAGGACTCATCCCTTGTGTATGTCCTGAGCTTAACCGATTTCTTCCGTACTGCCACAAATATTGGTGAACGAGATGGCACGCAGGTAGAGATGGTACTGTTTGCAGGTCTGGTGTACTTTATTATTAGTTTTGGCGCTTCAATGTTAGTGAATTATCTAAAGAAAAGGACTGTTTCATGATTACCCTGAAAAATGTCTCTAAATGGTATGGCCAATTTCAGGTGCTGACAGACTGCACAACTGAAGTTAAAAAAGGCGAAGTTGTGGTAGTTTGTGGGCCATCTGGTTCAGGTAAATCCACATTAATAAAAACAGTGAATGGTTTGGAACCTATTCAACAGGGTGAGATTTTTGTGAATGATATTCAAGTTAATAGCAAAAAAACAGACCTTGCGAAACTGCGTTCTAAAGTGGGGATGGTATTCCAACACTTTGAATTATTTCCACACCTATCCATTATTGAAAACCTGACGCTGGCGCAAGTCAAAGTACTTAACCGCGATAAAAAAGAAGCAGAAGCGAAAGGCTTGAAACTACTAGAACGGGTGGGTTTAGCTAACCACGCCAATAAGTTCCCCGCTCAGCTTTCAGGCGGTCAGCAACAGCGTGTTGCTATCGCACGTGCACTTTGCATGGATCCAATCGCCATGTTATTTGATGAGCCTACGTCTGCACTTGACCCTGAAATGATCAACGAGGTGCTTGATGTGATGGTAGAACTCGCCAATGAAGGAATGACCATGATGGTGGTCACTCATGAAATGGGCTTTGCCA of the Providencia rettgeri genome contains:
- a CDS encoding amino acid ABC transporter ATP-binding protein → MITLKNVSKWYGQFQVLTDCTTEVKKGEVVVVCGPSGSGKSTLIKTVNGLEPIQQGEIFVNDIQVNSKKTDLAKLRSKVGMVFQHFELFPHLSIIENLTLAQVKVLNRDKKEAEAKGLKLLERVGLANHANKFPAQLSGGQQQRVAIARALCMDPIAMLFDEPTSALDPEMINEVLDVMVELANEGMTMMVVTHEMGFAKKVANRVIFMDEGKIVEDSKKEDFFANPQSERAKDFLAKILH
- a CDS encoding metal resistance protein translates to MNQRAVGERLFANFLVPNVLGHTQSSAGSNLTYIDKSQLEQSDSSTHLSSCELSAKSLVTLLPAVIEPFFFMFLALAALMVFCTNLFISRANNEEKHAPPRVRRHLQFCNLRN
- a CDS encoding amino acid ABC transporter substrate-binding protein, translated to MRISKLVLSMMLLGATCAVQADELNGTLKKIKDNGVIVVGHRESSVPFSYYDNNQKVVGYSQDYSNEIVDAVKKKLNMPDLQVKLIPITSQNRIPLLQNGTFDFECGSTTNNVERQKQAAFSNTIFVVGTRLLTKNDSGVKDFADLAGKNVVVTSGTTSEILLNQLNDEKNMKMRIISAKDHGDSFRTLESGRAVAFMMDDALLAGERAKAKKPEIWEIVGKPQTEEAYGCMLRKDDPQFKALVDETIAAVQTSGKAEKSFDRWFNQPIPPKNLNLKFTLSDEMKALFKAPNDKALN
- a CDS encoding amino acid ABC transporter permease, translated to MSINWNWGIFLQEAPFGNTTYLGWLISGLEVTVTLSICAWIIAFLVGSFFGILRTVPNRFLAFLGTAYVELFRNVPLIVQFFTWYLVIPELLPRSIGDWFKMELDPNYQFFLSSMLCLGLFTAARMTEQVRAAIQSLPRGQKNAALAMGLTLPQTYRYVLLPNAYRVILPPMTSEMLNLVKNSAIASTIGLVDMAAQAGKLLDYSAHAWESFTAITLAYIGINVIIMILMTLLERKVRLPGTLGGR
- the gltK gene encoding glutamate/aspartate ABC transporter permease GltK — translated: MYDFDWSSIAPSMPFLIDGFIVTAKITLTAIVVGILWGTVLAVMRLSTFKPISWFAALYVNTFRSIPLVMVLLWFYLIVPSLLQNVLGLSPKNDIRLISAMIAFSLFEAAYYSEIIRAGIQSISRGQASAALALGMTQMQTMRLVVLPQAFKAMVPLLLTQGIVLFQDSSLVYVLSLTDFFRTATNIGERDGTQVEMVLFAGLVYFIISFGASMLVNYLKKRTVS